A genomic region of Staphylococcus roterodami contains the following coding sequences:
- a CDS encoding HAMP domain-containing histidine kinase has product MFKTLYARIAIYSITVILFSALISFVLTNVYYHFNLKAANDAKIMRTLKEARQYEQESKPADIQQYFKHLGQMNYQIVTIDQKGHKTFYGEPFRKDTLSKEAINNVLNYKDYHGIKNKPFELFVTGFFDNETDNTVGVHFKTKEGSLAVFMRPDIGETFSEFRTFLAVLLILLLFISISLVIASTYSIIRPVQKLKQATERLIEGDFETPIKQTRKDEIGTLQYHFNKMRESLGQVDQMRQHFVQNVSHEIKTPLTHIHHLLSELQQTSDKILRQQYINDIYTITTQLSGLTTELLLLSELDNHQHLLFDDKIQVDQLIKEIIRHEQFAADEKSLIILADLEPIHFLGNQRLLHQALSNLLINAIKYTDIGGAIDISLQHNHNNLIFKISNDGSPISPQAETRLFERFYKVSKHDNSNGLGLAITKSIVELHKGTIQFSQSTDNVTTFTITLPNNSH; this is encoded by the coding sequence ATGTTTAAAACGCTCTATGCTAGAATTGCAATTTATTCCATTACAGTCATTTTATTTAGCGCACTAATAAGCTTTGTATTAACCAATGTGTACTACCATTTTAATTTGAAAGCTGCGAATGATGCTAAAATCATGAGGACACTTAAAGAAGCAAGACAATATGAACAAGAATCCAAACCAGCAGATATCCAACAATACTTTAAACATTTAGGACAAATGAACTATCAAATCGTGACGATTGATCAAAAAGGTCATAAAACGTTTTATGGTGAGCCCTTTAGAAAAGATACGTTATCTAAAGAAGCGATTAACAATGTATTAAACTACAAAGACTATCATGGTATTAAAAATAAACCTTTTGAATTATTTGTGACTGGTTTCTTTGATAACGAGACAGATAATACAGTTGGTGTTCATTTTAAAACAAAAGAAGGCTCATTAGCTGTATTCATGCGTCCTGATATTGGCGAGACGTTTAGTGAATTCAGAACTTTCTTAGCTGTATTATTGATATTATTATTATTCATTTCAATTTCCTTAGTAATCGCTTCAACTTATTCAATTATTCGTCCAGTTCAAAAGTTAAAGCAAGCAACTGAAAGACTAATTGAAGGTGATTTTGAAACGCCTATCAAACAAACACGAAAAGATGAAATTGGAACATTACAGTATCACTTTAATAAGATGAGAGAATCATTGGGTCAAGTCGATCAAATGAGACAACATTTCGTACAAAATGTATCTCATGAAATCAAAACACCATTAACGCATATTCATCATTTATTAAGCGAGTTACAACAAACTTCTGATAAAATATTACGCCAACAATATATAAATGATATTTATACCATTACAACACAGCTGAGTGGATTAACAACTGAATTGTTACTTTTATCTGAATTAGACAATCACCAACATTTATTATTCGATGATAAAATACAAGTCGATCAACTCATTAAAGAGATTATTCGTCACGAGCAATTTGCTGCCGATGAAAAGTCTTTAATCATCTTAGCCGACTTGGAACCTATACATTTCCTAGGAAATCAACGATTGTTACATCAAGCGCTGAGTAATTTGTTAATAAATGCTATTAAGTATACAGATATTGGTGGAGCGATTGATATTTCATTGCAACATAATCACAACAACCTCATTTTCAAAATAAGCAATGACGGTTCACCAATTAGCCCACAAGCTGAAACACGTTTATTTGAACGTTTTTATAAAGTGAGCAAACATGATAATAGCAATGGTTTAGGTCTCGCAATTACAAAATCCATTGTGGAATTACATAAAGGTACAATTCAATTTTCACAAAGTACTGATAATGTAACGACATTTACTATTACATTGCCAAATAATTCACATTAA
- a CDS encoding LytTR family DNA-binding domain-containing protein, with amino-acid sequence MMKLNLFINENETESYIDIHAPKMNDHVQSIINAVNDLDKSNTLVGYIDKEIHIIHVSDVITLQVINKNVTAVTSNQKFKLKLRLYELENQLPQHFIRISKSEIVNKYYIEKLLLEPNGLIRMYLKGAHYTYSSRRYLKTIKERLSL; translated from the coding sequence ATGATGAAACTCAATTTATTTATCAATGAAAATGAGACGGAATCTTATATTGATATACATGCACCTAAAATGAATGATCATGTTCAAAGTATTATTAATGCAGTCAATGATTTAGACAAATCAAATACATTAGTCGGATACATAGACAAAGAAATTCATATCATTCATGTATCAGATGTTATAACATTACAAGTTATCAATAAAAATGTAACAGCCGTTACAAGCAATCAAAAATTCAAACTAAAATTACGACTTTACGAACTAGAAAACCAATTACCACAGCATTTCATTCGCATTTCCAAATCAGAAATAGTCAATAAGTATTACATTGAAAAATTATTATTAGAGCCAAATGGACTTATACGTATGTATCTTAAAGGGGCGCATTACACCTATTCTTCAAGACGCTATTTAAAAACAATAAAGGAGAGATTATCATTATGA
- a CDS encoding DUF3021 domain-containing protein, whose translation MKHLINSLFISLIVGLSLSLFFSMLFADGKYYPLNPQSTIGIWYYTHFTETTVMLISIILWLLIGVVFFLGDFIFKYTDWGITKATIMHFITTYVGFLPLAMLAGWFPLTMNYLIMFTIMFIVVYVLIWIIQFFKNKKYVDTINKQLKQLK comes from the coding sequence ATGAAGCATTTAATCAACTCATTATTTATCAGCTTAATCGTCGGTCTAAGTCTTTCACTATTCTTTAGTATGTTATTTGCAGATGGTAAATATTATCCACTCAATCCACAATCAACTATTGGCATATGGTATTATACTCATTTCACAGAAACTACCGTAATGTTGATTTCTATCATTTTATGGTTACTCATAGGCGTCGTCTTTTTCCTTGGAGATTTTATCTTTAAATACACAGATTGGGGCATTACTAAAGCAACTATAATGCATTTCATAACAACGTATGTCGGATTCTTACCTTTAGCAATGCTTGCCGGTTGGTTTCCACTAACAATGAATTACCTAATCATGTTTACAATTATGTTTATCGTGGTTTACGTATTGATTTGGATTATTCAATTCTTTAAAAACAAGAAATACGTAGATACTATTAACAAGCAACTGAAACAATTAAAATGA
- a CDS encoding TetR/AcrR family transcriptional regulator, with the protein MDQTAFTDSRITRTLNRIHDGLYSLLTRKSYTDITIKDICNESQISRTTFYAHFKSKDDFVYIYLNMLLKNAKKKFLKEGIPTQAIFLNKMIRFWLSEGQLILKLLGDDSAYKIHQVIKKTIQQRIEINIVPVLNTKMLTTKEKYFLLIFMSNAVIGVLQDWVIRGYKESPKEVAEIMNKIFVNAFR; encoded by the coding sequence ATGGATCAAACAGCTTTTACAGATAGTCGTATAACAAGAACACTCAATCGTATTCATGATGGATTGTATAGTCTCTTAACGAGAAAGTCATATACCGATATCACTATTAAAGATATTTGTAACGAAAGCCAAATAAGTAGAACAACTTTTTATGCGCATTTTAAAAGTAAAGACGATTTTGTTTATATATACCTTAATATGTTATTGAAAAATGCCAAAAAGAAGTTTCTAAAAGAAGGTATTCCTACGCAAGCCATCTTTTTAAATAAGATGATTCGTTTTTGGTTAAGTGAAGGGCAACTGATATTAAAATTATTAGGCGATGATAGTGCATATAAAATACATCAAGTTATTAAAAAAACTATACAACAAAGAATTGAAATTAATATCGTACCTGTGTTAAATACTAAAATGTTAACGACAAAAGAGAAGTATTTTTTATTAATTTTTATGAGTAATGCTGTAATTGGTGTATTACAAGATTGGGTGATAAGAGGATATAAAGAAAGTCCTAAAGAAGTGGCGGAGATAATGAATAAAATATTTGTAAATGCATTTCGTTAG
- a CDS encoding ABC transporter ATP-binding protein, translating into MTQSIATLNNVVKTYNKQRVLDQISMTINEGELLGLIGPSGSGKTTTIKCLLGMEKIDKGSAEIFDQKMPNRNILKRLGYMGQTDALYENLTAYENLKFFGHLSGLKGKVLENHINKHITLVDLEHALTKKVSQFSGGMKRRLSIAMTLLSEPDLIILDEPTVGIDPKLRQHIWKQFKEMTQKGKSVVVTTHVMDEAERCDKVGLIVDGKLFALDTPANLKEQFNVDTIEAVFIKAEEVHNS; encoded by the coding sequence ATGACTCAAAGTATAGCAACATTAAATAATGTAGTTAAAACGTATAATAAACAACGCGTGTTAGATCAAATTAGTATGACTATTAACGAAGGTGAATTACTTGGCTTAATAGGACCTAGCGGATCTGGTAAAACAACTACAATAAAGTGCCTTTTAGGAATGGAAAAGATAGATAAGGGTTCAGCAGAGATTTTTGACCAAAAAATGCCTAATCGAAATATTTTAAAACGATTAGGTTATATGGGACAGACAGATGCATTATATGAAAATTTAACTGCATATGAAAACTTGAAGTTTTTTGGTCATTTATCAGGCCTTAAAGGAAAAGTATTAGAAAATCATATAAACAAGCATATAACGTTAGTAGATTTAGAACATGCTTTAACTAAAAAAGTTAGTCAGTTTTCCGGGGGCATGAAACGCCGACTATCTATAGCAATGACATTATTATCAGAACCGGATTTGATTATTTTAGATGAGCCAACTGTTGGGATAGACCCTAAATTGCGTCAACATATTTGGAAGCAATTTAAAGAAATGACACAAAAAGGTAAAAGTGTTGTTGTCACTACACATGTCATGGACGAGGCAGAACGTTGTGATAAAGTGGGACTTATTGTAGACGGAAAACTATTTGCTTTAGATACACCAGCTAATTTAAAAGAGCAATTTAATGTAGATACCATTGAAGCGGTATTTATTAAAGCTGAGGAGGTTCATAACTCATGA
- a CDS encoding ABC transporter permease, whose protein sequence is MKILAIIGRVLKEMLRDKRTLALMFLAPILILTLMYFIFNGDENDLKIGLDSSVSSNITNQFPNKDVTLQTFHSHQDIKSKIENNHLDGFIYQENQTLHVVYTNEDPSKSNMIKQLVGKAIQQDKLSGIKHLVEKLPASMKPTNNQNISISNSYLYGNSDSSYFDKMFPILIGFFVFLFVFLISGIALLRERTTGTLERVLSTSIRRSEIVIGYLIGYGIFAVVQTLIIVLFSIYLLNISLAGSLWYVILINICLAITALSMGIFISTFANSEFQMIQFIPLVAVPQVFFSGIFPLENMPNWLSNIGYLFPLRYAGDALTNVMIKGQGWNHIWFDLLVLVIFTTVFIILNIVGLKRYRHV, encoded by the coding sequence ATGAAAATTTTAGCCATTATAGGACGCGTGTTAAAAGAAATGTTACGCGATAAACGTACACTTGCCTTGATGTTTTTAGCACCTATTTTGATATTAACTTTAATGTATTTTATTTTTAATGGGGACGAAAATGATTTGAAAATCGGGTTAGATTCGTCAGTATCTTCAAATATAACTAATCAATTCCCAAATAAAGATGTAACACTACAAACATTTCATTCACACCAAGATATTAAATCTAAAATAGAAAACAATCACCTTGACGGCTTTATTTATCAAGAAAATCAGACGTTACATGTCGTATATACAAATGAAGATCCTAGCAAGTCTAACATGATTAAACAATTAGTTGGCAAAGCAATTCAGCAAGATAAATTAAGCGGTATAAAACACCTTGTAGAAAAATTGCCTGCATCAATGAAACCAACGAACAATCAAAATATAAGCATCTCAAATTCTTATTTATATGGTAATTCAGACAGCAGTTATTTCGATAAAATGTTTCCAATTCTAATAGGTTTCTTTGTATTTCTATTTGTATTTCTAATTTCTGGTATTGCATTATTACGAGAACGTACAACTGGTACATTAGAGCGTGTTTTATCAACTTCAATTCGACGTAGCGAGATTGTGATAGGTTATCTCATTGGATATGGTATTTTCGCGGTAGTTCAAACATTAATCATAGTTCTTTTTTCAATCTATTTATTGAATATTAGTTTAGCTGGTAGCTTATGGTATGTTATTTTAATCAATATTTGTTTAGCAATCACTGCGCTATCAATGGGGATTTTCATTTCTACATTTGCTAATTCTGAATTCCAAATGATCCAGTTTATTCCATTAGTCGCTGTACCTCAAGTGTTCTTTTCAGGTATTTTCCCACTTGAAAATATGCCTAATTGGCTAAGTAATATCGGCTACCTATTTCCGCTAAGATATGCTGGTGATGCATTAACAAATGTCATGATTAAAGGACAAGGCTGGAATCATATTTGGTTTGATTTATTAGTACTTGTCATTTTCACCACCGTCTTTATCATCTTAAACATCGTTGGTCTAAAACGCTATAGACATGTATAA
- the mqo gene encoding malate dehydrogenase (quinone), giving the protein MTTQHSKTDVILIGGGIMSATLGTLLKELSPEKNIKVFEKLSQPGEESSNVWNNAGTGHSALCELNYTKEGKNGTVDCNKAIKINEQYQISKQFWAYLVKTGQLDNPGHFIQAVPHMSFVIGEENVAFIKNRVATLQKNVLFEKMKLSQDEEEMKSWVPLMIEGRKSNEPIALTYDETGTDVNFGALTAKLFNNLEQRGVDIRYKQNVLDIKQQTTGTWLVKVKDLGSNETKTYEANFVFIGAGGASLPLLQKTGIKQSKHIGGFPVSGLFLRCTNQEVIDRHHAKVYGKAAVGAPPMSVPHLDTRFVDGKRSLLFGPFAGFSPKFLKTGSHMDLIKSVKPNNIVTMLSAGIKEMSLTKYLVSQLMLSNDERMDDLRIFFPNAKNEDWEVIKAGQRVQVIKDTEDAKGNLQFGTEVITSDDGTLAALLGASPGASTAVDIMFDVLQRCYRDEFKDWEPKIKEMVPSFGYRLTEHEDLYHEINKEVTKYLNVK; this is encoded by the coding sequence ATGACAACACAACATAGCAAAACAGATGTCATCTTAATAGGTGGCGGTATTATGAGTGCAACTTTAGGAACATTATTGAAAGAATTATCACCAGAGAAGAACATTAAAGTGTTTGAAAAATTATCACAACCTGGCGAAGAGAGCTCAAATGTATGGAATAATGCTGGTACAGGTCACTCTGCACTATGTGAGTTAAACTATACAAAAGAGGGCAAAAATGGCACGGTTGATTGTAATAAGGCAATTAAGATAAACGAGCAATACCAAATTTCTAAGCAATTTTGGGCATATTTAGTTAAAACTGGACAACTGGATAACCCAGGTCATTTTATTCAAGCGGTGCCACACATGAGCTTTGTTATTGGTGAAGAAAATGTAGCATTTATTAAAAATCGTGTAGCAACATTGCAGAAAAATGTTTTATTCGAAAAAATGAAGTTATCTCAAGATGAAGAAGAAATGAAATCTTGGGTACCATTAATGATTGAAGGTCGTAAATCAAATGAACCGATTGCGTTAACGTATGATGAAACAGGTACGGATGTGAACTTTGGTGCTTTAACTGCAAAGTTATTTAATAATTTAGAACAACGTGGTGTTGATATTCGATACAAACAAAATGTATTAGATATTAAACAACAAACAACAGGGACATGGTTAGTAAAAGTAAAAGATTTAGGAAGTAATGAAACAAAAACATATGAAGCTAATTTTGTATTTATTGGCGCTGGTGGTGCGAGTTTACCACTATTACAAAAAACAGGTATTAAGCAATCAAAACATATTGGTGGATTCCCTGTTAGTGGTTTATTCCTTCGCTGTACGAATCAAGAGGTCATTGATCGTCATCATGCTAAAGTTTATGGGAAGGCAGCGGTTGGTGCACCACCAATGTCAGTACCACATCTAGATACACGCTTTGTAGATGGTAAACGTTCATTATTATTTGGGCCATTTGCAGGATTTTCACCTAAATTTTTAAAAACAGGTTCACATATGGATTTAATTAAATCAGTTAAGCCGAATAATATTGTAACGATGTTATCTGCTGGGATAAAAGAAATGAGCCTTACTAAATATTTAGTTTCGCAGTTAATGTTGTCTAATGATGAGCGTATGGATGATTTGAGAATCTTTTTCCCAAATGCGAAAAATGAAGATTGGGAAGTTATTAAAGCCGGTCAACGTGTACAAGTAATTAAAGATACTGAAGATGCAAAGGGTAATTTACAATTTGGTACAGAAGTTATTACTTCAGACGATGGAACGTTAGCTGCCTTATTAGGAGCATCGCCTGGAGCATCAACAGCTGTTGATATTATGTTTGATGTATTACAACGTTGCTATCGAGATGAATTCAAAGATTGGGAACCGAAGATTAAAGAGATGGTACCATCATTTGGTTATCGCTTAACTGAGCATGAAGATTTATATCATGAAATTAATAAAGAAGTAACAAAATATTTGAATGTAAAATAA
- a CDS encoding L-lactate permease, whose protein sequence is MLVNTFNPFDNLLLSSLIAAIPIVLFLLCLTVFKMKGIYAAITTLVVTLLIAIPFFKLPVGIASGAVVEGFFQGIIPIGYIVMMAVLLYKITVESGQFLTIQDSITNISQDQRIQVLLIGFAFNAFLEGAAGFGVPIAICALLLTQLGFNPLKAAMLCLVANAASGAFGAIGIPVGVVETLKLPGDVSVLGVSQSATLTLAIINFVIPFLLIFIIDGIRGVKETLPAILVVSITYTVTQGLLTVFNGPELADIIPPLLTMLALAVFSKKFQPKHIYRVNKDEEIEPAKAHSGKAVLHAWSPFIVLTVIVMIWSAPFFKNLFLPNGALSSLVFKFNLPGTVSDITHKPLVLTLNIIGQTGTAILLTIIITILMSKKVNFKDAGRLFGVTFKELWLPVLTICFILAISKITTYGGLSAAMGQGIAKAGNVFPVLSPILGWIGVFMTGSVVNNNSLFAPIQASVAQQIGTSGSLLVSANTVGGVAAKLISPQSIAIATAAVKQVGKESELLKMTLKYSVCLLIFICIWTFILSLL, encoded by the coding sequence ATGTTAGTAAATACGTTTAATCCATTTGATAATTTATTATTATCGTCTTTAATTGCAGCAATACCGATTGTATTATTTTTACTTTGTTTAACAGTCTTTAAAATGAAAGGTATTTATGCGGCAATTACTACACTTGTTGTAACATTACTTATTGCAATACCATTTTTCAAATTGCCAGTTGGCATAGCCTCTGGTGCAGTAGTTGAAGGTTTCTTCCAAGGTATTATTCCGATTGGTTATATCGTTATGATGGCAGTACTTTTATACAAAATTACTGTTGAATCTGGGCAATTTTTAACAATACAAGATAGTATTACAAATATTTCACAAGACCAACGTATACAAGTTTTACTTATTGGATTTGCATTTAACGCATTTTTAGAAGGTGCAGCAGGCTTTGGTGTGCCGATTGCAATTTGTGCGCTATTATTAACTCAATTAGGATTTAACCCATTAAAAGCTGCGATGTTATGTTTAGTTGCAAACGCAGCATCAGGTGCTTTTGGTGCAATTGGTATTCCAGTTGGTGTGGTTGAAACATTGAAATTACCTGGCGATGTTTCAGTTTTAGGTGTTTCTCAATCAGCAACTTTGACATTAGCTATCATTAATTTCGTTATTCCATTCTTACTTATCTTTATCATTGATGGCATAAGAGGAGTTAAAGAAACATTACCAGCAATTTTAGTAGTTTCCATTACTTATACTGTTACTCAAGGTTTATTAACAGTTTTCAACGGACCAGAATTAGCAGATATTATTCCACCGTTATTAACAATGTTAGCGTTAGCAGTATTTTCTAAAAAATTCCAACCAAAACATATTTATCGTGTTAACAAAGATGAAGAAATCGAACCTGCTAAAGCACACTCTGGTAAAGCTGTATTACATGCGTGGAGCCCGTTCATTGTTTTAACAGTTATCGTAATGATTTGGAGTGCACCATTCTTTAAAAACTTATTCTTACCAAATGGGGCATTATCATCATTAGTATTTAAATTTAATTTACCTGGTACAGTAAGTGACATTACGCATAAACCATTAGTGTTAACATTAAACATTATAGGACAAACTGGTACAGCTATTTTACTAACTATTATTATTACAATTTTAATGTCTAAAAAGGTTAATTTTAAAGATGCAGGAAGATTATTTGGTGTAACATTTAAAGAATTATGGTTGCCAGTTCTTACAATTTGCTTCATTTTAGCAATTTCAAAAATTACAACTTATGGTGGTTTAAGTGCAGCAATGGGACAAGGTATTGCGAAAGCAGGTAATGTGTTCCCAGTATTATCACCAATTTTAGGTTGGATTGGCGTATTTATGACTGGATCTGTTGTAAATAACAATTCATTATTCGCACCGATACAAGCGTCTGTTGCTCAACAAATTGGTACAAGTGGTTCGTTACTCGTATCTGCGAATACAGTAGGTGGTGTAGCTGCAAAATTAATTTCTCCACAATCGATTGCGATTGCCACTGCAGCTGTTAAACAAGTTGGTAAGGAATCAGAATTATTGAAAATGACATTGAAATACAGTGTTTGTTTATTAATCTTTATCTGTATTTGGACATTCATTTTGTCATTACTTTAA
- a CDS encoding CDP-glycerol glycerophosphotransferase family protein — MIKQINVSNMQKFESQLIKAQAEGYTHIVPYANEIMIYQSMLEAVQLHPTSIVVDYTVDGQYKNDCRYFGQKSINFTDWANNSNYYPNMIYAINQTLELVQQYHIETLFDLALLTLISGELSVDGHVVFDFKAPIATSSSIWDIMQTFEDIDMMSQFYLNKIAYINRHAIPFRNVYVEDTEQLNAPDNWLYSTKFLLPKWLYKISKQRFDNKQLHHLGIYTKQPELLKNHIVFIGNDYQYAGNSKYLFNYFVKHNPMTACYFITDDRRGPHFVSPKSEEAVELINNARVVLVENDIPDSLQPNGTLIQLHQGMPLIRLFLDSKETTKNLETPYYRANRYNRWLQFDYVIHSADDISHFYETAFPSHQSNVLAYGNAKQQYLSQKRNETTIQQQYKKSFKIDDSKPVLLYAPIGLVSAQQLPLSDALFKAYHVVVQGVDESILPEEVIVAPNYLSVQDLILMSDIIVTDYSNIVFDALSIDKTVALYTPNHSQFVDEQGVNEEIWRHFSKIWYTDRQLLISNLISQAITVVKYPQIQHKEQPFESISQLILSKMKSNQQR; from the coding sequence ATGATTAAACAGATAAATGTTTCTAATATGCAAAAATTTGAATCTCAATTAATAAAAGCTCAAGCTGAAGGTTATACACATATTGTTCCATATGCTAATGAAATCATGATTTATCAATCAATGTTAGAAGCTGTTCAATTGCATCCCACATCAATCGTGGTCGATTATACTGTGGATGGTCAATACAAAAACGATTGCCGCTATTTCGGACAAAAATCAATCAACTTTACCGATTGGGCAAACAATTCCAATTATTATCCAAATATGATTTACGCTATTAATCAAACTCTTGAATTAGTACAGCAATATCATATTGAAACGCTATTTGACCTAGCTTTATTAACATTAATAAGCGGTGAATTATCAGTAGATGGTCATGTCGTCTTTGATTTTAAAGCACCTATAGCGACAAGCAGTTCAATATGGGATATTATGCAAACATTTGAAGATATCGATATGATGTCACAGTTCTATTTAAATAAAATCGCGTATATAAATCGACATGCCATCCCTTTTCGAAACGTTTATGTTGAAGACACAGAACAACTTAACGCACCAGATAATTGGTTATATTCTACAAAATTTTTACTTCCTAAGTGGCTATACAAAATATCAAAGCAACGTTTCGATAACAAGCAATTACATCATTTAGGTATTTACACGAAGCAACCTGAACTGTTAAAAAACCATATCGTTTTTATAGGTAATGATTATCAATATGCGGGTAATTCAAAATATTTATTCAATTATTTTGTTAAGCATAACCCCATGACAGCGTGTTATTTCATTACTGACGATCGCCGTGGCCCACATTTTGTATCGCCGAAGTCAGAAGAAGCTGTTGAATTAATAAACAATGCTCGTGTTGTTTTGGTGGAAAATGATATCCCTGACTCACTACAGCCAAATGGTACTTTAATCCAATTACATCAAGGTATGCCATTGATACGATTATTTTTAGATAGTAAAGAAACTACAAAGAATTTGGAAACACCTTATTATCGCGCTAATAGGTATAATCGTTGGTTACAATTTGACTATGTTATCCATTCTGCTGATGATATCAGTCATTTTTATGAAACAGCTTTTCCTAGTCATCAATCAAATGTTTTAGCGTACGGTAACGCTAAACAACAATACTTATCACAAAAGCGTAATGAAACGACAATTCAACAACAATATAAGAAATCATTTAAAATAGATGATAGTAAACCAGTACTATTATATGCACCTATTGGATTAGTGAGTGCGCAACAATTACCACTATCAGATGCTTTATTCAAAGCCTACCATGTCGTTGTACAAGGTGTTGATGAATCAATATTACCGGAAGAGGTAATCGTTGCACCAAATTATCTTAGTGTTCAAGACTTGATTCTTATGTCTGATATTATTGTTACAGATTATTCAAATATAGTATTTGATGCGTTATCTATTGATAAAACGGTAGCTCTATACACCCCAAACCACAGTCAATTTGTTGATGAACAAGGTGTTAATGAAGAAATTTGGAGACATTTTTCAAAAATATGGTATACAGATCGTCAACTATTAATTAGCAACTTAATTTCCCAGGCAATAACAGTTGTAAAATATCCTCAAATACAACATAAAGAACAACCATTTGAATCGATATCTCAACTCATATTGTCTAAGATGAAATCTAATCAACAGCGTTAA
- a CDS encoding GNAT family N-acetyltransferase, translating to MTGEIKVITDKDAVELVTLAKQTFYDTFGAYYDDKDFELFFDENYTVEKFTQEINDASSFHYFYQENGENVGYIKMNINDAQTEKMGASYLEIQRIYFKEDFQGGGRGSQLIALAEQTAREHQKHKIWLGVWEHNPRAQAFYQRHGFSVVGEHHFQTGEVTDTDLIMEKEL from the coding sequence ATGACAGGGGAAATAAAAGTAATTACAGATAAAGATGCGGTGGAATTAGTCACATTAGCTAAACAAACATTTTACGATACATTTGGAGCGTACTATGATGATAAAGATTTCGAACTGTTTTTTGATGAAAATTATACTGTAGAAAAATTTACACAAGAAATAAATGATGCATCATCTTTTCATTATTTTTATCAGGAAAATGGTGAAAATGTAGGATATATTAAGATGAATATCAACGATGCACAAACTGAAAAAATGGGTGCATCGTATTTAGAAATTCAAAGAATATATTTTAAGGAAGACTTTCAAGGTGGCGGAAGGGGTTCTCAATTGATCGCATTAGCTGAGCAAACTGCTCGAGAACATCAAAAACATAAAATTTGGTTGGGGGTTTGGGAACATAATCCGCGTGCACAAGCATTTTATCAACGCCATGGATTTTCTGTAGTTGGGGAGCATCATTTTCAAACAGGTGAAGTCACAGATACAGATTTAATAATGGAAAAAGAGCTATAA